From the Lolium rigidum isolate FL_2022 chromosome 2, APGP_CSIRO_Lrig_0.1, whole genome shotgun sequence genome, one window contains:
- the LOC124691921 gene encoding uncharacterized protein LOC124691921 encodes MECNKDEALRAKALAERKMLEKDFVAARKMINKAQQLYSEVDNVSQMLTVCDVHCAAGTKVNGETDWYGILQLPVFTTDDTLIKKQYRKLALLLHPDKNKFAGAEAAFKLVGEANMTLTDVSKRSAYDMKRRASVRVSAARPSPYQQARRAAPVRPVNLQQPTNPAGPATFWTICSNCGMRYQYYTTLLKKAIRCQSCMKPFIAHDLNNQPVPPAANQQPAGVNRGAGAPSGVNQQSAGVNRSAGAPQNFPGPQINVPGQQARNYATQGVRANYGSRNATANTKRGGDGNRASAAGEPKENTRFARTSKGPSTSGLKRSRRSMVESSDSESTSDSDEEITVNGAAANNANPSEHSRRSVRQKQEVKYKEESDDEYADDDDGNDNDAVDSSNFKRLRKGGMSNGDDQSNETKMNGDGTGHNGSAKGLNHSVSSNGLDPNLDASDEDKFSCVDPEFFNFEQLRDVSQFRANQIWAVYDSQGCMPRFYARIKTVKMAPKFVVHFVWLEFEPTNKAEEEWSNGELPVACGRFKYGESGTAKETNMFSHTMYCVKSKTASTFEMYPRKGEVWALFKGWDIGWSSDADNHADFEYEVVQVVSDLTAGTGIVAMPLVKIKGFISLFMQSKEATPYVIPQDNTLRFSHLVPHHIMCGTEREGIPDGALELDPAALPLNLEEAFASVVPEISSVKGKEFDTKCAGKGSMRAGEAAKEKNIEHSIPPAVEDTDDEEADDLVQGEFQCPDSEFYEFSELRLLHKFEPGQVWAIYSDVDKFPNFYALIKNVDHKNNIVKARWLDVCPLGEEEKRLVKEDRTVGCGTFKVAVGRDGNITYTDTESFSHPVLARPTSRRNEYEIIPGPGEIWAIYKNWRAGWTAQDFKNCEYELVEILAHTGKSIQVQLLRKVDGHTAVFRRDDAVKTISKDEYPKFSHQVPCFHLTNEKGGKLRGHLELDPYSLPDAFLYT; translated from the coding sequence ATGGAGTGCAACAAGGATGAAGCTCTTAGAGCGAAAGCTCTGGCTGAAAGGAAAATGCTGGAGAAGGATTTTGTTGCTGCAAGGAAAATGATTAACAAGGCGCAGCAACTTTACTCCGAGGTTGACAATGTCTCGCAGATGCTAACGGTCTGTGATGTTCACTGCGCTGCTGGAACCAAGGTTAATGGAGAGACTGACTGGTACGGAATACTTCAGCTACCAGTTTTCACGACTGATGACACGCTAATAAAGAAGCAGTACCGTAAGCTTGCCCTTTTGCTACATCCCGACAAGAACAAGTTTGCAGGTGCAGAGGCAGCATTCAAGTTAGTGGGGGAAGCAAACATGACGCTTACAGACGTCTCCAAACGGTCTGCCTATGACATGAAAAGGAGAGCCTCAGTCAGAGTTTCTGCAGCAAGGCCATCCCCTTATCAGCAGGCAAGGAGAGCTGCTCCTGTTAGACCTGTGAATCTTCAGCAGCCCACAAATCCTGCTGGGCCGGCAACGTTTTGGACCATCTGTTCAAACTGTGGCATGAGATATCAGTACTACACTACATTGTTGAAGAAAGCTATCCGCTGTCAGTCTTGCATGAAGCCTTTTATTGCACATGATTTAAACAATCAACCTGTTCCTCCTGCGGCAAATCAACAGCCTGCTGGGGTGAACAGAGGCGCAGGAGCACCTTCTGGGGTAAATCAACAGTCTGCTGGGGTGAACAGAAGTGCAGGAGCACCACAGAATTTCCCAGGTCCACAGATAAATGTCCCAGGTCAGCAAGCTCGGAATTATGCCACTCAAGGGGTTCGTGCTAACTATGGATCTCGTAATGCAACTGCAAATACAAAGAGGGGGGGAGATGGTAATAGAGCTAGTGCTGCAGGTGAGCCAAAAGAGAATACAAGATTCGCTCGGACTTCGAAAGGCCCATCAACTTCAGGACTGAAAAGGAGCAGGAGATCCATGGTTGAATCGAGTGATTCGGAGAGCACCAGTGATAGTGATGAAGAGATCACTGTAAATGGCGCTGCTGCAAATAATGCAAACCCTAGTGAACACAGCCGCAGGTCAGTCAGGCAGAAGCAAGAAGTTAAGTATAAAGAAGAGAGTGATGATGAatatgctgatgatgatgatggtaatGACAACGATGCTGTCGATTCTTCCAATTTCAAAAGGTTAAGGAAGGGTGGTATGTCTAATGGTGATGATCAAAGCAATGAAACCAAGATGAATGGAGATGGAACTGGACACAATGGTTCAGCAAAGGGGCTTAATCATTCTGTCAGCAGCAATGGTCTGGACCCAAACCTTGATGCTTCAGATGAGGACAAATTTAGCTGTGTGGATCCTGAATTTTTTAACTTTGAACAACTTCGAGATGTAAGTCAGTTCAGAGCCAACCAGATCTGGGCTGTCTATGATAGTCAAGGTTGTATGCCAAGATTTTATGCCCGAATTAAAACAGTAAAAATGGCCCCGAAGTTTGTTGTACACTTCGTTTGGCTGGAATTTGAGCCCACAAATAAAGCAGAGGAGGAATGGTCTAATGGGGAACTGCCTGTTGCTTGTGGACGTTTTAAGTATGGAGAATCAGGAACAGCTAAAGAAACTAATATGTTCTCTCATACTATGTACTGTGTGAAAAGCAAGACAGCAAGCACGTTTGAAATGTATCCTAGGAAAGGTGAAGTTTGGGCCCTTTTCAAGGGATGGGACATTGGTTGGAGTTCTGATGCAGACAACCACGCAGACTTTGAGTATGAAGTTGTTCAAGTTGTCTCTGATTTGACGGCAGGCACTGGCATTGTTGCCATGCCACTTGTAAAAATAAAAGGCTTTATTAGCTTATTTATGCAGTCAAAAGAGGCAACTCCGTACGTGATACCTCAGGATAACACACTGAGGTTTTCACATCTTGTCCCTCATCATATAATGTGTGGGACTGAAAGAGAGGGCATTCCAGATGGGGCTCTTGAACTTGATCCTGCAGCGCTTCCCCTTAACTTGGAAGAGGCTTTTGCTTCTGTTGTTCCGGAAATCAGTTCAGTAAAAGGCAAGGAGTTTGACACCAAATGTGCTGGGAAGGGATCCATGAGGGCTGGGGAGGCAGCAAAGGAAAAGAACATAGAGCATAGCATTCCACCTGCTGTAGAAGATACAGATGATGAGGAAGCTGATGATCTTGTCCAAGGAGAATTTCAGTGCCCTGATTCAGAattctatgaattttcagaaCTAAGACTGCTTCACAAGTTCGAACCTGGACAGGTTTGGGCTATCTACAGTGATGTGGATAAGTTCCCTAATTTCTATGCCTTGATCAAGAATGTTGATCACAAGAATAATATAGTAAAAGCGAGATGGCTTGATGTCTGTCCTCTGGGAGAGGAGGAGAAACGATTGGTAAAAGAAGATCGGACTGTCGGGTGTGGCACCTTTAAGGTTGCTGTTGGGCGAGATGGTAACATCACTTACACTGATACTGAGTCCTTTTCTCATCCTGTACTTGCTAGACCAACTAGTAGAAGAAACGAATATGAAATAATCCCCGGCCCTGGTGAGATCTGGGCCATTTACAAGAACTGGAGGGCTGGATGGACTGCACAAGACTTCAAAAATTGTGAGTATGAGTTGGTGGAGATACTTGCCCACACTGGTAAGTCCATACAAGTTCAGCTTTTAAGAAAGGTGGATGGTCACACAGCAGTATTTAGAAGAGATGATGCTGTGAAAACAATAAGCAAGGATGAGTACCCAAAGTTCTCTCACCAGGTTCCTTGCTTCCATCTGACAAATGAGAAGGGAGGCAAGCTTCGAGGCCATTTGGAGCTCGATCCTTATTCACTGCCAGACGCGTTTCTCTATACCTAG